From Ptychodera flava strain L36383 chromosome 9, AS_Pfla_20210202, whole genome shotgun sequence:
cctattttcaacaatatcaaaaaatcaaaaaaactagtttctcaaaatcatatttttcatctacacaacaaatatcaaatcagtaagtactgcggttctcaagatatttgagtggacggacgcctcacaaacggacatacatacatacatacatacagactgacgacggacgccggacggatacccatcccaatagcttctatagactatagtctatagtagctaaaaagacaaaaaagacaaaaaggtAAATGTGTCAATATTCAAGCCtcagaaaatttcacttttaatcCTTTCAGGCCAGgctttctggtaacttaccagaactacccctatatatagggaTTTAGGCCTGAAAGGAAGAGTACATAAGGCATTTATGCTTCAAATATGTAACACCtttgagaaaatagaaaaaaagaaaacaatttgtTGCAATAAAAAACATGTTGCCATTATTTTCATgtactttcaataattttatgaaatgatCCTATTGTACCATATTCATGGCAGATTAAACTATAACATAGAATTGTTGTTCCAACATAATGCTGATGAGAGTAGTTACTAGAATATGATAGAAACTGCAAGAGAGCAAGATTGTCAGATGGTTCACCCAGTGAAAACAAATCTTCTtgatttttacttttgattgGAAATGACTGGATGAATAAGAAGAATAAATTAAGGTTGGTGACTGACAGATGCAAACTAGAACATGTGTGTAAAGAGAGACTGACCTGGTGGCAAGCCTAGATCATGATAAACATCACAACCTTCAGCTGCATTATTCAAAGCTCTCTCATCAGCTGACATAGCACGGGCCCGAGCCTGCATGATATGACGTTCTAACATTGCTGCTTCAGCCATTCTACGTTCTCTCTCTGCTTGCACCTTGTGGATAAACATAGAATTTACAGATATTAGAATGAAGTCAAACAAAAAGTGAAATAGTGTCACTGTGACAtaagtcataaaataatacatcaCTGTGTTACATTTTGGCTGTAGCCATACACATGAAGCTTATTATTGAGCATTCACATCAACAAACACTCCCATTATTAGCTGTCTTTATATGTTGAAATGATTTCATAAATACTGTTTTTAGTGCCAGAGTGGCATTGGCATGAAATCTTCAAAACAATTACATGTCCATGCTGTAATGTAGCCATGGCTCAGAAAAGTATGTTTTGGCacagatttttttccaaattcttgATTGAATTTGAAGATGGCAAGTAGTTCATCAAAAGTTGAACCAAAATActaaaaacatttcaaacaggtacaaatattttctcattgaaataattaaatCCTGTGTTGAATTCCCTCACCTTTCTAAGTTGTTCAACGTATCTTTCATGATACTCATCATCTGTACTCCTTGAAATGTTTAGGTTCTTCACTCTTTCTTGTTCTACAAAGTCTCTTGTGAAAAGTTCACGGAAAGTACTTGCTAGTACATGTGATATGTCTTGAGATTTTCCAGAGGATGGCCTCTGCAAGTACATGGGTGGCTCTGACTCTGGGAGCCGCTTCACTGTGGCAGACATCTGTAGAAAGACAAATATATTTGTACTTAATTTGACAAGATCTAGCTGTAGATATCAATAGCCCTGCTCATCACGGCCATTAATTATGAATCTCAGTGGCAATATCAGAAGAAGAATTGTACTGAGAAAATATGAGTGATGGAGGTTTACAGAGGAGTAAAAGACTTTGCATGCTATCATTTGTTTACACTAATATTTAATACTGATACATTctttaaaaatagtgacaatgtcactggtcgctcccatatagttatcaaaacaagctaaaatcaagctaaaagatttttttatcacaaatagaaataattcccccaataaaataaaattatacaaatttcaccagaatttgatcaaatcttactgacgtcacccgtaaaaacctctacactaagtttcaactcaatcggacgtgtggtttcagagttaaaaaaaatttttgatcaaaaatgaaaaaaatagccaaaaaatgcaaatatgcaaatttcaccacgatttgcccagatttgagaaaggtcactcctatgcacttccataccaagtttcaaatcaatcagacttgtggtttcatagaagaagattttttgaccaaaaatgggagaaaattacaaaaaaattcatgaaaaatagcaagtccaagatactgacccaagatgtgcacaatcatttcaggtcagcccaaagtacttacatgctaatttttcatctaatctgctcagtggctattgagattttcaataaaatgtaaacttgtaaacatatatacatatggctatgggagctaacaaacgacccaatggtcgacagagctctgctgtgttatgaagagagcaacgttttgtgacatatgtattgatgaagaaggttaagatctttgatagctcatttcaggatggcctgacctaaaatggcaaaattagctgcaaaaatacaaaattgatgatttcatcataattatgtacaaaaatgtataccaaatatcaaagatatcacatgagtaacttttgagaaacaaatattttgaccaaaaacggcaaaaactgacccaaaaatacaaaaattgaagatttcatcaaatttcactatatcacactaagagaacccccaggaacctgtataccaaatatcaaaggcatcagacaagtagtttttgagaaacacattttttgaccaaaaatggcaaaaattgcaccaaaaatacaaaattgcagatttcatcatatattctgtatatcatatttagtttatctgtaggaacctgtataccaaatatcaaagctgtcagacgagcggttttgatgaaataaatttttgatcaaaaatgacaaaaaaattccttaaaaatacagatttgcttatttcatcacaatttgaacaaatccaagttgggctatccctagggacctgtataccaaatatcaaagctgtcagacaagcggttttgatgaaataaatttttgaccaaaaatgagaaaaaaattccttaaaaatacagatttgcatatttcatcacaatttgaacaaatccaagttgggttatccctagggacctgtataccaaatatcaaagctgtctgaccagcagttatgaagaaggagattttttaccaaaaacgccttttttggcactaatttgcatatttttggcaatgacaacttcatttgaacaaaatctcatctacagcccatcatccatgtacacaccaaatatcaagatgaaatgtgcagcggttttggagtttttgatgttgacggacagacatacagacatacagacatacagacatacagacatacatacatacatacagacattttcctagcctataagaatagcttccattgccatatatacatatggctatgggagctaaaaattacattgcAGTTTATAGCAATAAGCACATTGTATGGAAATAATTTCATAGTTTACCCAAAGAACAAGGAATATACACAATACTACTACTAGTGGAATTGAAAACGTCTGGTTAAAGGGTCTAGGGGTTTCAAACTTGGGCAATAAGGGTTTCACATAAGTGGCATTGTCTCTTTGTAATTAATGTAACTTCTATAAATCCTACTTTGATGCAAAcagccaatatttgaaattgaaattgttagcaaaatgtgcaaaactgagaaaaaaaagatgtttctaGGTGCAATTTTTTTGAATCTGATATCTCAcaattatttctgattttgaGCTGATGTGTTTCACATGTATGTTGTCCTTGTGATCAATACCACTTCTGGGAGTCCACAAGATCTACGAAGCAAGGTGTGCATCTCTTCTCTAGCACTGTATCATACAATACACTCCCAGCAAAAGCAGGTGTTTGAACTCTCTATCTCAGATTACAAGAATACCACTGACAAGTGTTTGATCTTTGGAACTTAAAATTGAGTGGGCCAACATTACATAAATGTCTTTGAAAACATCATTGGTTTTTTATCAATGTCGCAAAAAAATCagtatacatgtaaataaaggTCACATATATTTCAGCAGCATGTTAAACATGTTATAAAAAGACAATGCCAAAAACAGGCAATTCTGGATGTTTACTTGCAATATGTTTAAATAGAACGTTAGTTTCTCAAGATTGCAAATACAACAAGCCCTGACTACAATTAATTGAAAACaattcattgacaatgacatagtccctgcTTGTAATTTGACTTTGTCAGTAGCAGAAACTAAATTGAAGTCAATATGATGcacatgaaaaaagaaatgagcaAGTGTGCCAAAGACCTTTCTGTGACTGAATTGGATTCTAAACAAGTACACATTAGTATGAATAGCATAGAGTTATATCCTTTTACTAAATTAAATAGAATTAGGTTTATTAACGTGACACttataaatgtctttattcCCTGTAAAAACAATGTGAACCCAACATCTATACCATATTAATGAAGTATTTCTcaacatatcagcctaattatgaaggAGCAGTCCACCCTAAACACACATGTAGATTGGTCATTGTCATCGTGTAATTAGGATTGTATGTAGGTAAACTTCAAGTAAGGTGGCAAACATTATGCCAATCCATGACATTATGACTGCTTCCGCATGATAACTTTGGCAGGAacttttaaaaaacaaataGTATATCATATATTCTGATTGGCTGGATACTACTACTGGCTTAGCCTGTAACTGGCTGACTACTACAACTGGCCAAGCCCTTAGCTGACTTCTCTTGTTCCGGTATTCTTGTTGACAGGTCAAGGGCTGTCAAATACACAGCTTCTTATGAAAGCATTGTTAACAGCAGTTTCAGGTCATTTGCAGTCACAAAAGTTTTGACCCTAGTGCTCTTCTTGATTCAACCCGGATATACAACAAATGACCAAAACGAACAAGTACTGAAAACTGATAATTTCACTATGGAGGCAGTATGCTTCCTCcttaatttcatcattcaatatGGTATTTTTACCATGCAAAACAAACACCTGACCAACTTGTGCTCCATATTGAAAGAAACTAGGAGGGGTCAAAATGATCTGGGTACCACGGTTGAAGTGGCGAGGATCAGCAAAAAATGTTGGGTAGAAACAGTTAGAGTTCCAAACAACATACTATCATGGAGGAGGTGAAGTGTGGTTTAATATCCCTTTCCGATCTTATCCCCACCCAAGAGAGAATGATACAACTTGTTTCTATCCATAAAACAGCTGAGATATCTACTACTGGAACCTGAAACCACTTTTTGTTTGACagctgtttttcattttcttgcgTAGTATATGATTCACGTCTCCTCATAGCTTGGGGTGTCCTATATGCTGTATACATCTATGCCTTTCATATTTGATATAAAAAACATTATTTCTGGCAAAGTGATCAGAATGTACGACTTTACCGAAATGCTGTCATTTCAGCAATTATCTTCATCCAGTCTAACTGCAGTGTTCGCGCTACCGCTCGCCAGACGGCAAAATGGCGAATTGATTCACTCATTGGCGACTCAGACGGTCAGAACACTCGCCAGACTGGCGActcaaaatttgtacgttcggtCACTTTGTTCTACGATGTTCTGTTGCATTGCGGTGTTTTGTTTTACTTCTTGGGAAGTCTTCCGCCATAGTACTATCGTACTCATCTAAGTATAAGCCCTGCCACTGTTTTCAGAGTATAATGGGTCGGTCGTAcaagttggtaaaattacttttcaggtAAAAGAAGCGAATGGGACATCGAAGTTCCCGTGATAGTATCGTGAGCAAAATGGCACGTATAcccaatacatgtacttgtgcccCTCCGAAATGTcccccgttacctaaatagaatagtcccactctaGTTACGTCCACCATTGTTCACGTTCACGCTGTCCTTGTTTTCCCGGGAGGTTGTCATAGTCCAAGTctaaacatgcaatttcagttgttttcagcgatcatcctttcatctgtgaagagcgGTTTTACCGGTgacattacaattttcactgctatgctgTTGTTTTAACAAGACacggaccgtttgatcttggaaagtagaGTTGCTTTTACATGCAGCCAATGCACATGCCAGTTCACGGGTTCACACCATGCTCTTGAACGTGAATGGCAGTacacatgatgtctttgtttcacgtttatATTTTATCTCAAGGTATGATTCAAGctgaaatgtcaccaaaatgtcacttctataTCGAGGGATTGTGCAAACcagtttgatttaaaacagCTTTGTAAAACACTGTTTACTTAGCTTGGAAATTGTTactgagttttgctgtcttttggccATGCACGTGTATCAATATCAGTGTGATCATGGCATGCCATGCGACGTTCATGAAGATCTTGAGGATGTTactcttttctgtatttttttgtacttcacaatttctttggatgacGGTTGAAAGTTCAAGTGGTGTTCAATAGTCATGCATGAGTTTTGATACGAAGCATTCTTTTTATTGAACTATTAAAGCAGCACTGAGGATACATATGATGATGAGAAAGTGGCAGACCTGAAATATTTGGTGATCATTACTCTTGAGTATTTAATGATATCACCTTTGACCCTTCGAGATGAATgtgtgtgacccttgacctcatcTCTCAAAAGAAAAATCTGGCTACTTGTGTTCACACTGTATTAGCCAAAAAGGCTAATCAGCTTGAGTAGCCAGAGCAAACCCTGAACTGTCAACAAATGCCCTGCACAAGTACGTTCAATGACTAAAAATGGATCAGTCACTATTATATACATTAGTAACAATTGCTTTGATTTTGTGAAGAGGGTTGAAATCTGCTACAGAACCTTATTGGCAGCTGCCGATCTAATGGCAAAGCATGTGCAGAGACAAGATCAGCAGGGGATAAAAATGGCACTGCAAAAGAACAAGCTTGTACCTCAAATGTCTGAGAAGGTGGAGAAATATCTAGAACTTCAGTTGTACATTTACGTAAACTTTTTTATCTCCATGAGTAGCTGCAGCTCTgaagctcgaggttttgcctgggtatgtgGCTTGGACGGATATTCGTCCAACCCACATACTCAGGCAAACCCCGAGCTTCAGTACTGCAGCTACGCCATGAGGAGACAATCATTACGCATGGAGATACCTCCATGATGTACGTCAGATGATGGGAGGGAGTGCTCCTCTAGATTTCCGGTAGACTTCCAAAGGAACTCGGCCAATAGTATCCGAAGGTTACGTAATTGCGGTAGACAAGCAGCTCTTTTTCTAAGTTTATCACAATCACAAAACCTTTGCTTACACTTTTACACGAGCACGAGTAAgggggtcctactaattactgcccgtcactgcccgtcaggaaattagccttccaattactgtaatcagtcgatatttcaataccaaagaccactaatctttgtaaaaacgaacgaaataatattccaagatccgaaaaatgttgattttggaACGAGTAGCAACGCTAATCGTGTGATCGTACATGCATCACCATTGGCCATACATACTGCCCGTCGACGTCCGACCACTGCCTGTCACTGCCGTCGGGAAAGTTACCTTTCAACGactgtaatcagttgatatctcatatcaaaaacattacttactatacaaccaaacaaaattgtcgtcccAGACCCCAACAACGTTGATTTGCGAACGAGTGGCAACGCTGATCGTAATCGATGTCCGAACACTGCCTATCATCACTGCCCGTCGAGTAGAGAACTTAGCGCTCCAATATTCACGTTAGTTCTGAGACAGGACTCGGGCATTTGGAGTAAAACAGACtcttattttgtagctttctcTTATAtaagtggtctttggtattgatatatcgacagattacagtaattggaaggttaatttcctgacgggcagtcgacgggcagcgacgggcagtaattagtaggaccgcgAGTAAGGCGAGAGCTTGGCCTGTTGACTTTCCGTACAAGTGAAAttaggatgatgatgatgatctgtAAATTATGCCGTCTAATCATTGCATTTCTTCGGGAGATATGATTAGCAGCGATTGGTTTGCGCATTGTTCAAATATATGAACCGCTTTACCTTGTTAATTATGTGTTTTCGTCACTTTTCATGGAATGGTTCACGATCGTGCTTTTTCAGTAGCTGTATTTACATGAATCCGCCATCTTTGTTGCTAAGAAATACTGTTGTTTGTTAGTGTGTGTATCAGTTCTCCAATAATTTAAACTGCGCCACCATTATAAGCCTCGTACAGAAAATATTTCGACAGAAACCTCTAAAAGAATATTGCCCTTGTGAACTACAATGCCTTGTCAAATGTTGAATATAATATACGAAAAACCTCAAAGTAAATACGAACGACGAAGAAGGATTGTTATGAGTGTACAATAAGCCAGTCGACGGGAACGGACAGCCAGTTAACAAATGAATGTTAGGAAGAGGTTGCTGTAAGATGGCGCGGCTCCGGGTCTGTACGTCGAATGTGTGAGTGTATCTGCAACAACTCTGTATTTTGATGGACAACTCTGTATTTGTCGAAGCGTTGTTATGATGGCTACTCCCACTTCTACGCTTTCGGTTGCTCCCGGAAGGAAAACTTTGCAGGACACGATCAAAGAAATCGAGACGCAGATTGCTCTGTTAGGACCAGGACCTCACAATGCCAAACAACAGGAAGACCTGGCAAAATTGAAAGATCTTCATACGAGAGCCTTAGCTGAACAAGAGAAATTGAAATCGGCTAAATCACAATACCAACAGCCGATAGCACCTATAGCAATAACACAAACTCAGGTGCAGCCGCAGTTACAACAACCGATTCAAGTTCAGCCTCAAGTGACTGTTATACCTCAGACGCAACCCCTTcagacagcgccctcaacaaCAGCTGTACCAATGGTTAACATACTCAAACCGGCAGTTAACACGACAAGTGCAACTCTGCCAATACTTGGTACAACCGTTGCCCAACAACTTACAACTACGACAACACAACCGGTGTCAGTAACCATGACCAGACCAAACAGTGTACCAGGAGCATCTACCACAGTCTCTGTGGTTAACCAGGGTCGCATCAGTCCAGAAAgcaatcaaattttaacaaagaGGCGACTCCAAGATCTTGTCAAAGAGGTTGATCCGAATGAGCAGCTTGATGAGGATGTTGAAGAACTTTTGCTTCAAATAGcagatgattttgttgaaagtgTTGTAACGGCAGCTTGTCAGTTAGCTAAACATCGAAAAGCCAACACTGTAGAGGTCAAAGATGTCCAGCTGCATCTGGAACGGAACTGGAATATGTGGCTGCCAGGGTTTGGTACTGATGAAGTCAGGCCATATAAGAAATCTACTACAACAGAAGCACACAAGCAACGATTAGCGCTCATTAGGAAAACACTTAAGAAATAGTTGTAATGGTGAAATGGAGTGGTATGTTAGGGACTGCTATGTCATGACAGTACATGAAGAATCATGGcacaattttgtttgttatcCCCTCAAATATACtatccatttcaaatcaaaatatacCATAATGTTGTGCTGAGCCATAAAGGTTTTAAGATGAATTGTTTTTGCTGTTCtctaatgaatgaatgaatgttttAATCGCACATTACATTCTTTTGATGGTTTCATGTTTGAATAGCGATTGTGAATCAGTTCAAAGAAGAAAATTTATGATTACCGTATTCTTAGTTATATGAATATTTGTACCTACTTGTACTATTTTTAGTATTTTGAGGATCATAAACTTTGCCTTTCTTCTGACAAGAATTgtgaaattgcaaatttttgtggACTGATCTTCCATgtgaaatgaatgaaattgtCAGTATTACTTTACTAAAGCGACTTCCTGTGCATACAATATGTGTACATAAATGATGACTAATTGCTCTTTGAAGTTTCCAAATTTATTATACAGCCTTACAGTATACCAATTTCATAGCAAACTTTTCAGATGATGGAGTAAAGGTCTTGAGTAgtgccaactttgaaatgtgtctgaCTTATAACAATTGGATGGATTGTTgcacaaaatgttgattttgcacCTCATGCTACATAGAATTTAGCCTTCACTGAGAGGTTGGGTGAAGTCTGAATGGCTTGAACATACCATCAACTCAAAATACTGCTGTCTGAAATCTGCCAACTAAAGTGCAACAAGCTCAGTGATGTTGGAACTTTGGATCAATTTATCACAAAGTCACAAAAGTCCATTGATATTTCTTGACAGTTTAAAAATTCAATATGTAAATAGGGGTGGTCACCAATGTTTTTTATGCATTGTCCTAAATGAATAACGTTGCTTGATTAGTACATCAATTTTCAACCCTGAATAGTAAGATAATCACTGGAGGAATAGCCTCATTATTAAACAAAAGGTTTTTTATCAGGTTTTTGTTTCAACATAGCTAATTATCCATCCTGAACTGAGTTAAAGTTGCTGTCACATTTTCAAATACCGTAATACATTTAATTGACTCAAGGCTAGGAAGATAAAAACTgctaaaatttcacaatcttCTACTTCTTACatctttcataaaaatttgttccTTGAGCAGTGACAAgtgacacaaaaaatatcaaaggaTCTCATCTTTGGCTATTATGAGTAGAAAGCATGTGCTATTAACCCTTACCCTGCCAAGTTCATGTGTCATCATAAAGTCAAGTTTGTTGAAGTCACTGAAGCACAACATGTTCCATATGTTTCATTATAACAAAGGCT
This genomic window contains:
- the LOC139139759 gene encoding transcription initiation factor TFIID subunit 12-like — protein: MMATPTSTLSVAPGRKTLQDTIKEIETQIALLGPGPHNAKQQEDLAKLKDLHTRALAEQEKLKSAKSQYQQPIAPIAITQTQVQPQLQQPIQVQPQVTVIPQTQPLQTAPSTTAVPMVNILKPAVNTTSATLPILGTTVAQQLTTTTTQPVSVTMTRPNSVPGASTTVSVVNQGRISPESNQILTKRRLQDLVKEVDPNEQLDEDVEELLLQIADDFVESVVTAACQLAKHRKANTVEVKDVQLHLERNWNMWLPGFGTDEVRPYKKSTTTEAHKQRLALIRKTLKK